One genomic region from Athalia rosae chromosome 3, iyAthRosa1.1, whole genome shotgun sequence encodes:
- the LOC105687680 gene encoding uncharacterized protein LOC105687680, which translates to MSLGSWQDGSPGQRSLDNSGTASTVGLPPNVVFEPKASEPFTLQSVSASKAAKLTLKNSVQRDYECKELMAGLPSKQNIALVTDFSTKMEPQPPIGPMGDCPEKFLSDPESCTEDNQSECCRDQEGVEEQGVPLKPNASQAMQTSPIIFQNRHRRTNSYAQTRDEELHLLTLSEARIKVDVAALQKEEARVRLEEVRYRKEEAKLRMLVLTYKLERIKED; encoded by the coding sequence ATGTCTCTGGGAAGCTGGCAGGACGGAAGTCCGGGTCAAAGATCGTTGGATAATTCAGGGACCGCTAGCACCGTCGGTTTACCTCCGAACGTAGTTTTCGAGCCGAAGGCATCCGAGCCGTTCACCCTTCAGAGCGTCTCTGCTTCGAAGGCGGCCAAATTGACCCTGAAAAATTCCGTCCAAAGGGATTACGAATGCAAGGAATTGATGGCCGGCCTCCCGTCGAAGCAGAATATCGCCCTCGTGACAGATTTTTCCACAAAAATGGAGCCGCAGCCCCCCATCGGACCGATGGGCGATTgccctgaaaaatttttgtccgatCCGGAGTCCTGCACCGAGGACAACCAGTCGGAATGCTGTAGGGATCAGGAGGGCGTCGAAGAGCAGGGAGTTCCCCTGAAACCTAACGCCAGTCAGGCAATGCAAACGTCGCCGATAATATTTCAGAACCGTCACCGCCGAACGAATTCTTACGCGCAGACCAGAGACGAGGAACTTCATCTTTTGACGCTATCCGAAGCACGGATAAAAGTCGACGTCGCCGCCTTGCAGAAAGAGGAGGCCAGGGTGAGGTTGGAAGAGGTGCGATACAGGAAAGAGGAAGCCAAGTTAAGGATGTTGGTTCTTACTTACAAATTAGAACGAATTAAGGAGGATTAA